A single Blastococcus colisei DNA region contains:
- a CDS encoding acyl-CoA carboxylase subunit epsilon yields MSEEARPLLRVAKGEPSAEELAALTVVVAAMSQRRSRRRPTPVGAWASHADGHRRPFPVGHGGWRAAGRFS; encoded by the coding sequence GTGAGCGAGGAAGCACGCCCGCTCCTGCGCGTCGCGAAGGGCGAGCCCTCCGCCGAGGAGCTCGCCGCCCTGACCGTCGTCGTCGCGGCGATGTCGCAGCGCCGGTCGCGTCGGCGGCCGACGCCGGTGGGCGCGTGGGCTTCTCACGCCGACGGTCATCGCCGCCCGTTCCCGGTGGGCCACGGCGGCTGGCGCGCTGCCGGGAGGTTCTCCTGA